The genomic window CTGAACTGTTCATCCAGGGTGGGATAGATCTGCCGGGTGGCAGGATCAGCGCGATTCAGCTCTTCATCATGGCCACCTCGGTGCTGATGATGTTCGCGCTTCACCTGCTGGTGCGCCGAACAAAGATCGGCAAGGCGATGCGTGCGACCGCCCAGGATAAACAGATGGCCAGTCTGGTCGGCATCGATATCAATCAGGTGATCAGTGTCACGTTCCTCATCGGCTCCGCGCTTGCTGCAGTGGCGGGGGTGATGATCGGGATGTACTACGGCCTGATTAATTTCTATATCGGCTACATCGCCGGCATTAAGGCCTTTACCGCCGCGGTCCTGGGCGGGATCGGCAGCATTCCCGGCGCGATGCTGGGGGGGATACTGTTAGGCCTCATCGAGAGCCTGGGGGCAGGCTATATCTCGAGTGAGTACAAAGACGTATTCGCGTTTGCCATTCTAATCCTCGTCCTGATCTTTCGACCCACCGGTCTTTTGGGCGCAGATACCTCAAAACGAGCCTAGAATCAGCATGCAACCCCTA from Candidatus Methylomirabilis sp. includes these protein-coding regions:
- a CDS encoding branched-chain amino acid ABC transporter permease, yielding MLLQQLVNGLTLGSVYALIALGYTMVYGIIELINFAHGEIYMLGAYMGIVTFTLLTTLHLTSPDSGVALLCMMLAAILFCGAYGVTIERLAYRPLRTAPRLSPLISALGVSIFLQNFVMLAQGPRDKGFPELFIQGGIDLPGGRISAIQLFIMATSVLMMFALHLLVRRTKIGKAMRATAQDKQMASLVGIDINQVISVTFLIGSALAAVAGVMIGMYYGLINFYIGYIAGIKAFTAAVLGGIGSIPGAMLGGILLGLIESLGAGYISSEYKDVFAFAILILVLIFRPTGLLGADTSKRA